A stretch of DNA from Sphingomonas ginkgonis:
CGAACGGGCGGCCGCCGCACGGCGACGAGCAGGTCGATAGGGGGGAGGGTCAGCCTCTCCGACCGTCCGAAGCGGACACCGGTACCGTAACCGCATTTTTACGCGGGCGAATTCAAAGGGGAAAAAGTGGCCGGATCGATCGCCATCCCCCGCCGAGGCTCCGTGCACTACTCGGATCGGCTTTACGACCCTGTGCTGGTCCGGATCGCTAGGCGGATCGAGGTTCTCCTCGACGGCCACCCAGTCCCGCGGGTGATTGCATTCGACTGCGAGCGCGGGTGGGTGAGGGCGCTGGAACCGCGGGAAGCTCGACACCGGCAAAGGCCTGACGGCAAGGTCGGCGAGCGTATTCTCCGCGGCCGGGTTCACGTTCGCTGGCGCTGAGGCGTGTCTAGGGGCGGCCCACGGCCGGGCGCCGGACGCCGGCGCAAGGCGCCCGAGCTGAAGGAGCTATCCGGCACGGCACGCAAGGACCGCGCGCTGGCGCCGGTGCCTGCGGCGAGCGGGCCTGGTCCGATGATCGCGCCCATCCACCTGTCGGATCTGGCGCAGCTCATTTTTGCTGACCTTGCAACGATGCTCGAGCAGGAGTTGCGGTCCAATCCGCACTACGCGCAGCACGTCGCGTTGCTCGCTCAGCGACTTGAGCAGGTCCAGCGCTACCAGGCTGTCCTCGAGGTCGAGGGCGATACCTACGAGACCTTCACGAAAACCGGACGGATGATCCGGGCCCGGCCCGAGGTGGCCATGCTCTCGGACGCCATGCGCCAAGCTCAGTCGCTGATCGGAGAGCTGATGCTCAATCCGTCGGCAGCACTTCGAATTGCCAGCGGCCACAAGGCGGAAGCCGGGGCCTTCGACGATTTCTAGGGGACGAGAATGGGAATGAGCTTCTTCCACCGCGTGGCGTTTGCCGTTCTGGCCTGCACGGCACCAATTGCCCCATGGGCGTTGCCGCAGCCCTTCGTGCTGGAGGCCGGCCCAGAGGTTCGCTTAGTACCACGCAAGAAAAAGCCGGCTTTGGCAACGGTACCGGCTCGGTATCGTCGTGGGAAGCGGGCTCAGGCCAAACCAGCTCGGCGACCGAACCGCCTCCACATCAGCAAGCGGGTGCGCCGCAAGCATCGTCGCGCAGCCTAGGCTGATGTGTCCGCGATCGAGGCGCGCCCCTATGCGGCGATCGCGGAGCAGTACGCCCGCGACGTAACCAAGGGCAAGATTCCCGCCGGCAAGTCCATCCGGCTCCAAGCGCAGCGCTTCCTCGACGAGCTGAAGCTTCAGCGCCGCAAAGACTTCCCCTTCCGCTTCGACATCGACAAAGCCGCTC
This window harbors:
- a CDS encoding P27 family phage terminase small subunit; the encoded protein is MIAPIHLSDLAQLIFADLATMLEQELRSNPHYAQHVALLAQRLEQVQRYQAVLEVEGDTYETFTKTGRMIRARPEVAMLSDAMRQAQSLIGELMLNPSAALRIASGHKAEAGAFDDF